The following are from one region of the Ictalurus furcatus strain D&B chromosome 11, Billie_1.0, whole genome shotgun sequence genome:
- the quo gene encoding quattro isoform X4: MNSSSLDWSIQSALSSLYPPFEATAPTVLSQLFRTIEARYQGDALQCFLDYLIPAKHILESVQQAACAEYSDVLFRCEGWPLCLRDRVVIQLAPINPLLLRPGDFYLQVEPFGEQSARIVLKNLLVQEDLLAQEDLLLLAGFRAQKGPVVEETPIPETSYPCIFTEAWLKEINEGRHSNQLHQYVLSSDQGIVKVPWAEVINPEFLNRPKAKVESKASCTAAGLIQQHNTEVNMSFPKTTLEPETMILPAKNGVAVSHRLVKSGNKFVKMDQGKPVSNPVGKPVGWVSPNMWDSRPSRELEGEYVDLLDFAKDKDALSYKIAVMPQVPVSFRPHSPLSKGDSAPCVQASGLMDEHCVPCSRNNQFSEGPQKDSESKGRHRQSYLAAIKNPVNFEKANPIMPLDETWPGLGEAETGYEAQGVDLGIECLSSSPVQDSIQLGQNLIQSCTDSVEQDQNLVQKHSSNMKAIHLSQNTALPSLNTAEQPTHLLTETPPENLQKIVLEDTGAINLNRQQCLTEQESRQMWTSVHKHHKMQHLPKMGLRALPDHRSHRQETGAYKCRGAGKGIQIDQCVYGLAPPHKSIQQPATYNLPCLFPHPQNLLEEQNSQLEQRPKCEKQCGENPVPALKGLGKSRPKARSASSVSEPARECSQEDRPTSRSRSDVCPEIIPMVPGVQVQRSKKCTFGLVSPKLDRRKAANNESSIDVIFFCGKNISATGSVEQFTALQNGAVLQSASAQLQSLSPEHGSQLTALSHDPTIKNVLQLGIICLPGSRDRAGRAVLEVHGGKNGWASPMLSPLVLCKLVLYLHSIPRKQVRDLGLTVIINSRNGPISSVLYKALLMVQEQVHRVMHSVLLLVEKDQNPRADRPPGLQMDIITSLKVLHKSVDGQQLTSELGGSFLYNHNDWLQFYQKLFLFEMDLQGAALLLQSAIRKLDSNKKTDTAEDVRTCIQEQKSAMKQVLEDRHMVMLQRDGGSILARMRKEECRFAHSEDYRDSMKAVMCLYNKVEEGVHTLVMRSNQSLQHLDHVLLLRETEEQFNTERKEKAMSLMKDVERKIQGTCYPETDIFHIHMTTFKTNVAAFVLQAEQHKSDLEAFIRLCNFCEQAFTLTKECSHYLEHIEMGCYPETANISKLKYFQERFKAFSFERFEEEKNNAMTEKHHDVIRVWSEACLACQEVKKTLEEKLLEFDRKQKLRTFVQRDEMMLKNEELSLQTPTSCLTSLSSGNVKAQSQQSEAHRQTQIQESHARGKSVNIHKDSALASIVTAKLVKFRREHHSETDLRNVDLVGRGEKTLALGRSHSEGSCIRSFDPMLTGPPLSVCQKTSTSKPNMLLADRECVACHQGSFCSDFSNMKPEWIQMDSEDKPIVTLDDQDSQISRQESFCSSVSSPRQGWMKEEKSSRIHLDDRNSGYSSRDTTTPDGLKDTSDCNASSELENSSNLLKLQHIMEELLQTEREYVKALGYVMEHYFPELERQDVPQDLRGQRGSIFGNLEKLREFHQHHFLKELELCLRHPFRVGRCFLRHKESFGLYALYSKNKPRSDHLLVNHGKEFFKQKQQLLGDKMDLSSYLLKPVQRISKYSLLLQDMIQECDATSQKAPERAELQAALEVIQFQLRHGNNLLAMDDIQECDVNLKEQGQLIRQDEFLVSFRKKKYYRHIFLFQDLILFSKTKKTEVGNDIYIYKQSFKTSDIGMTHNCGDSGLCFEIWFRRRKSQDTYTLQARSYEVKEDWTKDLERILWEQAIHNREIRMQERVFMGIGCKPFMDIKPSEAAICDRAINCALTGRDCKAPVFSGIPDAEQGFPVQRPNSTGSTSYVSSCSHSSSSSSSGRGSVSPVGYHIGLSRRIVSVSDPGRFSSPGEHDLDQENVRQNQLVDSSESSGESVSGFSSSGYSFQSVIAGEHEVHSLEVSDTGLGKACPHKIEDHQQNKDKPSKPQNQKRDQPLKVQGNSHMGKSTEV; the protein is encoded by the exons ATG AATTCCTCCTCTCTGGACTGGTCCATTCAGAGTGCATTGTCATCTCTTTACCCCCCATTTGAGGCCACTGCTCCAACGGTCCTGAGCCAGCTCTTCCGTACCATCGAGGCACGCTACCAGGGAGATGCACTGCAGTGCTTTTTGGATTACCTCATTCCAGCCAAGCACATCCTAGAGAGTGTGCAACAGGCTGCCTGT GCTGAGTACTCTGATGTTTTGTTCCGGTGTGAAGGTTGGCCTCTCTGTTTGAGAGACCGTGTGGTGATCCAGCTAGCCCCCATTAACCCCTTACTGTTACGTCCTGGAGACTTCTACTTACAAGTGGAACCGTTTGGGGAACAGTCAGCCCGTATAGTCCTCAAGAACCTCCTTGTGCAAGAGGATCTTTTGGCACAGGAGGATCTGCTCTTACTAGCAGGTTTTAGAGCACAAAAAGGCCCTGTCGTGGAGGAGACTCCCATCCCAGAGACATCCTACCCTTGCATTTTCACTGAAGCTTGGTTAAAGGAAATCAATGAGGGTCGTCATAGTAATCAGCTACATCAATATGTGCTTTCTTCTGATCAAGGGATTGTGAAGGTGCCTTGGGCAGAAGTAATCAACCCTGAATTTCTGAATAGGCCAAAAGCTAAGGTTGAATCTAAAGCATCATGCACAGCTGCAGGTTTAATACAGCAACATAATACTGAAGTAAACATGTCTTTTCCTAAAACAACTCTTGAACCAGAAACCATGATCCTTCCAGCTAAAAATGGTGTTGCAGTTTCACATCGATTAGTGAAAAGTGGCAACAAATTTGTTAAGATGGATCAAGGGAAACCTGTGAGTAATCCTGTAGGCAAACCTGTTGGTTGGGTTTCTCCAAATATGTGGGACAGCAGGCCCAGTCGAGAGCTGGAGGGGGAGTATGTCGATCTTTTGGATTTTGCCAAAGATAAGGATGCTTTAAGCTATAAAATAGCTGTTATGCCTCAAGTTCCAGTGTCTTTCAGACCTCATTCCCCTCTTTCAAAAGGAGACAGCGCCCCATGTGTTCAAGCCTCAGGATTGATGGATGAACACTGTGTTCCATGTTCAAGAAATAATCAGTTTTCTGAAGGTCCACAGAAGGATTCTGAATCCAAGGGTAGGCATCGTCAGTCTTACCTAGCAGCTATTAAAAACCCAGTAAATTTTGAGAAGGCAAACCCAATAATGCCCCTGGATGAAACATGGCCAGGCTTAGGAGAAGCAGAAACAGGATATGAGGCACAAGGGGTTGACCTTGGGATTGAGTGTTTGAGCAGTTCACCAGTGCAGGATTCAATCCAACTTGGGCAAAACCTAATACAGTCCTGTACGGATTCAGTTGAGCAAGATCAGAACTTAGTTCAAAAACATAGCTCAAATATGAAAGCAATACATCTTTCCCAGAACACAGCACTGCCAAGTCTAAACACAGCTGAACAGCCAACGCACTTGCTTACTGAAACACCTCCAGAGAATCTTCAGAAAATTGTACTAGAAGATACTGGAGCAATTAATCTCAACAGGCAACAGTGCTTGACTGAGCAGGAATCCCGTCAGATGTGGACCAGTGTGCATAAGCATCACAAAATGCAACATTTGCCCAAAATGGGACTAAGGGCTTTGCCAGACCATAGAAGTCACAGACAAGAGACTGGTGCCTACAAATGTCGAGGTGCAGGCAAGGGAATTCAAAtagatcagtgtgtgtatggCCTTGCACCTCCTCATAAATCAATTCAACAACCTGCAACCTACAACCTACCTTGTCTATTTCCTCACCCACAGAACTTGCTTGAAGAACAGAACAGTCAATTGGAACAAAGGCCTAAGTGTGAAAAGCAATGTGGTGAAAACCCTGTACCAGCATTGAAAGGTTTGGGGAAAAGCAGGCCTAAAGCCCGCTCTGCTTCCTCAGTATCAGAGCCAGCCAGGGAGTGTTCACAGGAGGATAGACCAACCAGCAGGagtcgcagtgatgtttgtccaGAAATCATTCCCATGGTTCCTGGAGTTCAGGTTCAAAGAAGCAAGAAATGCACCTTTGGACTTGTGTCCCCAAAACTAGACAGACGGAAAGCAGCAAACAATG aatcatcaatagatgtgatattcttctgtggaaaaa ACATTTCTGCTACTGGGTCAGTTGAACAGTTTACTGCACTTCAGAATGGTGCAGTGCTCCAGAGCGCTTCAGCCCAGTTACAAAGCCTCTCTCCTGAACATGGAAGTCAGCTTACTGCCCTTTCACATGACCCCACCATCAAGAATGTTCTCCAACTGGGCATCATCTGTCTGCCAG GCAGTCGCGACAGAGCTGGCAGAGCTGTGCTTGAAGTCCATGGGGGAAAGAATGGCTGGGCATCCCCTATGCTCTCTCCTTTGGTACTCTGCAAACTGGTCCTTTATCTTCACTCCATTCCGAG GAAACAAGTGAGAGATCTGGGATTAACAGTCATAATTAACAGCCGGAATGGTCCGATTTCCTCTGTGCTCTATAAGGCTTTGCTAATGGTCCAG GAGCAGGTCCATCGTGTTATGCACAGTGTCTTGTTGTTGGTGGAAAAAGACCAAAATCCTCGAGCAGACAGACCACCAGGATTACAG ATGGATATTATTACTTCACTAAAAGTTCTTCATAAGAGTGTTGATGGACAGCAGCTTACCAGTGAACTTGGAGGATCTTTCCTTTATAATCACAATGACTGGCTACAATTCTACCAA AAACTGTTCCTCTTTGAGATGGACCTTCAGGGAGCAGCCTTATTATTACAGAGTGCTATAAGAAAATTGGACAGTAACAAGAAAACTGACACGGCAGAG GATGTAAGGACGTGTATCCAAGAACAGAAGAGCGCCATGAAGCAGGTACTTGAAGATAGACATATGGTCATGCTTCAGAGGGACGGTGGTTCTATACTAGCCAGAATGCGGAAGGAAGAATGTAGATTTGCTCATTCTGAAGACTACAG gGACTCAATGAAGGCTGTAATGTGTCTGTATAACAAGGTGGAAGAAGGAGTCCACACTCTGGTTATGAGGTCCAACCAATCACTGCAGCATCTAGATCATGTGCTCCTACTGAGGGAAACAGAGGAACAATTTAACACA gagagaaaagagaaagcaaTGTCATTGATGAAAGATGTGGAGAGAAAGATCCAGGGAACATGTTATCCTGAGACGGATATTTTCCATATTCACATGACAACATTCAAAACCAACGTGGCAGCTTTTGTGTTGCAAGCTGAACAGCATAAATCTGACCTGGAGGCATTTATACGTCTGTGTAATTTCTGTGAGCAG gcctttactctTACCAAAGAATGCAGTCATTATCTGGAACACATAGAGATGGGCTGCTACCCAGAGACAGCCAACATAAGCAAGCTTAAATATTTTCAAGAGAGATTTAAAGCTTTTTCATTTGAGCGCtttgaggaggagaagaataaCGCTATGACTGAGAAACATCACGATGTGATCCGAGTGTGGAGTGAGGCTTGTTTGGCATGCCAGGAGGTCAAGAAGACGCTGGAGGAGAAGCTGCTAGAGTTTGATAGAAAGCAAAAGCTACGAACATTTGTACAGAGGGATGAAATGATGTTGAAGAATGAGGAACTCTCTTTGCAAACTCCTACTTCCTGCCTAACTAGCTTATCCTCGGGTAATGTTAAGGCCCAATCTCAGCAGAGTGAAGCTCATAGACAGACACAGATTCAAGAGAGTCATGCTAGGGGTAAATCCGTAAATATACACAAAGATTCAGCATTAGCAAGCATCGTAACTGCGAAATTAGTAAAGTTTCGACGTGAACACCATAGTGAGACTGATCTCAGGAACGTTGACCTTGTTGGCAGGGGTGAGAAGACTCTAGCGTTAGGCCGATCCCATAGTGAGGGCTCTTGCATAAGAAGCTTTGATCCTATGTTAACTGGGCCTCCATTATCTGTGTGTCAAAAAACATCTACCAGCAAACCCAATATGTTGCTAGCTGACAGAGAATGTGTTGCATGTCATCAAGGCAGCTTCTGCTCAGACTTTTCCAATATGAAACCTGAATGGATCCAAATGGATAGTGAAGATAAGCCAATTGTCACTCTGGATGACCAGGATTCTCAAATATCTCGGCAAGAGAGCTTCTGTTCTAGTGTGTCCAGCCCGAGACAGGGCTGGATGAAAGAGGAGAAAAGCAGCAGGATCCACCTGGATGATAGAAATTCAGGCTACTCCTCTAGAGACACTACAACTCCAGACGGGCTAAAGGATACCTCAGACTGCAATGCTTCCTCAGAACTGGAAAACAGCAGTAATTTACT TAAATTGCAGCACATCATGGAAGAGTTgttacagacagaaagagaatatGTGAAAGCACTGGGCTATGTTATGGAGCACTACTTCCCAGAACTTGAGCGCCAAGATGTACCACAAGATCTGAGGGGACAAAGAGGAAGCATCTTTGGAAACCTGGAAAAACTCAGAGAGTTCCATCAACACCACTTTCTCAAAGAGCTAGAACTTTGCTTAAGACACCCTTTTCGTGTAGGACGATGTTTTCTACGACAT AAAGAGAGTTTTGGTCTCTATGCTctctacagcaaaaataaacctcGCTCAGACCACCTGCTGGTCAACCATGGCAAAGAGTTCTTTAAG CAGAAACAGCAGCTGCTTGGAGATAAAATGGACCTGTCGTCATACCTGCTAAAGCCAGTGCAGCGCATCAGTAAATACAGTCTGCTTCTGCAAGACATGATCCAGGAGTGTGACGCAACGTCACAGAAAGCTCCTGAGCGAGCCGAGTTACAAGCTGCATTAGAGGTCATCCAGTTCCAGCTTCGTCATGGCAACAACCTCCTTGCTATGGATGACATCCAGGAATGTGAT GTGAATCTTAAGGAACAAGGGCAGCTGATTCGCCAAGACGAGTTCCTGGTTTCCTTTAGGAAGAAGAAATATTACAGACATATTTTCCTTTTCCAAGATCTTATCCTTTTTAGCAAGACCAAGAAGACAGAGGTTGGGAATGACATATATATCTACAAACAGTCATTCAAG ACTTCTGACATTGGGATGACACATAACTGTGGTGATAGTGGGCTGTGCTTTGAAATCTGGTTTCGAAGGAGGAAGTCAcaagacacatacacactacaggCAAGAAGTTATGAAGTGAAGGAAGACTGGACCAAAGACCTGGAGAGGATTTTGTGGGAGCAGGCTATACACAACAGGG AGATTCGTATGCAAGAGAGAGTCTTCATGGGAATTGGATGCAAGCCTTTTATGGACATTAAGCCCAGTGAAGCTGCCATCTGTGACCGTGCCATTAACTGTGCTCTAACAGGACGAG ACTGTAAAGCACCTGTTTTCTCTGGGATACCAGACGCCGAACAAGGATTTCCTGTCCAGAGGCCGAATTCTACTGGTTCAACCAGCTATGTGTCGTCTTGCAGCCActcatcttcatcctcttcctcgGGGAGAGGATCTGTCTCACCTGTTGGTTACCACATTGGCCTTAGTAGAAGAATTGTTTCTGTGTCTGACCCTGGAAGATTCTCTAGTCCAGGAGAGCATGACTTAGACCAAGAAAACGTCAGGCAAAATCAGCTTG TGGACAGTTCAGAATCTTCAGGCGAGAGTGTAAGTGGCTTCAGCAGTTCTGGCTACAGTTTCCAGTCGGTGATTGCAGGAGAACATGAGGTGCACTCCTTAGAGGTGTCTGACACTGGTCTGGGGAAAGCATGCCCCCACAAAATAGAGGACCACCagcaaaacaaagacaaacctTCTAAACCACAAAACCAAAAGAGGGACCAACCACTCAAG GTTCAAGGGAATAGTCACATGGGAAAATCAACTGAAGTTTGA